GGCCTTTTTCGTTCTTGAAACCGGCCTTGCCACCGCAGAGGAGATCGACCGGAGCTGCACCCGGGGGCTGGGCTATCCCATGGGCCCCCTAGCCGCGGCAGACGCCTTCGGCCTGGATATCATGCTGGCCTGCATGGAGACCCTTCACCGGGAACTGGGAGACAAATACCGGCCCTGCCCGCTGCTGGTCAGGCTGGTCAGGGCGGGTCATCTGGGGAGGAAAACCGGAAAAGGCGTGTACCCCTATCCCCCCTGACCGGACCAGAGGCGGGCTTGCATTTTTCCCGTTTTTCAAGTAATAAGAGATCAGATGGGATGGTTAATTTTGAACACGTTTGCATACTTCCGGTTTCAGACGAGGGATCAATGGCCGAAAAAAAATTTGAACAGGCAATGCAGCGGTTGGAGGAGATTGTTCAGGGGCTCGAGGGGGGGGATCTCTCCCTGAGCGATTCCCTGAAGGCCTTTGAAGAGGGGATGGACCTGGCCGGGTTCTGCTCCAGGGAACTTGAGGCGGCGGAAAAAAAGGTGACACTCCTGGTAAAGGAAAGCGGCGGGAAATTGAGTGAAGCGCCCTTTGATCTGAACGGAGAGTTATAATGTCCTCTGAAGCGGGTTTTGATCTCAAGGCATATCTTACGGAAAAGAAGGGCCTGGTGGACGCCGCGCTGCAGGACTATTTTCCTGAATCAGAGGGGCTTACCTTCGACCTCATACAGGCCATGCGATACAGCCTCTTTGCAGGGGGCAAGCGGCTGAGGCCGATCCTCTGCATGGCCGGGGCCGAAGCGGTGGGGGGTTCCGGAAGGGACATCCTCCCTGTGGCCTGCGCCCTGGAATTGATCCATACCTATTCTCTGATCCATGACGACCTCCCTGTGATGGATGACGACGATCTCAGGCGGGGCAAACCGACCAATCACAAGGTATTCGGGGAACCGATGGCACTTCTGGCAGGAGACGGACTGTTGACCGAGGCCTTCAGCTTCATGACGTCGCCGGAGATGTCGGATCGGATCCCGCCCCGTACCCTGATTCAGGCGATCCGGATGATCGCCCGGGCCGCCGGGCACCAGGGGATGGTGGGTGGCCAGGCCGTTGACATTCAATGGGAAGGGAGGCCGGCCGACCTTGCGGTGGTAAACTTCATGCACTCCCACAAGACCGGCGCCTTGATCACCGCATCCGTGGCCTCCGGCGCTATACTGGCAGGCGCTGACGGCCCCCGGTTAGAGGCCGTCATCTCCTATGGGGAAAAAATCGGCCTCGCCTTTCAGATCTCGGACGATATCCTGGACATCGAAGGCGACAGCGAAACCATGGGCAAACAGGCCGGGGCCGATGCACAAAAGGGTAAGATGACCTATCCCGCAGTCCTCGGCCTGGATCAATCCAAGTTTATCCAGGGGGAACTGGTACAGGGGGCCATAGACCAACTCCGGGAATTTGACGGCAGGGCAGACCCCCTTCGCCGGATTGCCCAATATATTATCGAGAGAAGAAAATGACCCTATCTGAGTCGAAAGAGCGGCTGCTGGACACCGTCGACAGTCCTGCGGATCTGAAGCAGCTCTCCATTGAGGAACTCCAGCGGTTGGCAGGAGAAATCCGCCATCAGATCATCGAGACCACCTCCAAGACCGGGGGCCACCTGGCACCCAGTCTGGGGGCCGTCGAGCTGGCCCTTGCCCTCCACTACGTGTTCGACGCCCCGAAAGACAAGATCATCTGGGACGTGGGACATCAGGCCTATGCCCACAAGCTGATTACCGGCCGAAGAGACCGGTTTCACACCTTACGGACCTATGGAGGGATCAGCGGATTCCCCAAGAGATCTGAGAGCCCCTACGACACCTTTGATACCGGACACAGCAGCACCTCCATCTCGGCGGGTCTCGGGATCTCAACGGCCAAGGAACTCAAGGGGGAGAAGAGCAAGGTGATATCGGTGATCGGCGATGGTTCCATGACCGCTGGAATGGCCTTTGAAGGCCTTAACCAGGCCGGGGAAACCGAAAAGGACCTGATCGTCGTCTTAAACGATAATGCCATGTCCATCGCCCCCAATGTCGGCGCCTTCTCCTCCTTCATCAGCCGCAAGATGACCGGCAGGCGGTTCGTCAATCTCAGGAAAGACCTGGAGAATTTCATCAAGTCCCTGCCGGGCGTGGGGGAGAATATCCTGAGTTTTGTCCGCAAGGGCGAGGACTCATTCATTACCTTTTTTACACCGGGCATGATGTTCGAGGCCTTCAAGTTCAAATATATCGGCCCCATACAGGGCCACCGTCTCGACATGCTCATCGAGGCCTTCACCAATGCCGCCAACCTGGAGGGGCCTGTCCTGGTCCATGCCCTGACAGTGAAGGGGAAGGGCTATGCCTTTGCCGAAAAAGACCCGGCCTATTTCCACGGCGTCGGCTCATTTGAGATCCCCACGGGCACGCCCCCCAAAAACAAGCCTGGAACGTCTCCCTCCTATACCTCCGTATTCGGAGCCACCATGGTGGATCTGGCTCAAAAAGATGACAAGCTGTTTGCCGTTACCGCGGCCATGCCCGAGGGCACCGGTTTGTCTGCATTTTCCCAGGCCTTTCCCGAACGGTTTCTGGATGTGGGCATTGCGGAACAGCACGCCGTGACCTTTGCCGCGGGACTTGCCACCGAGGGGTTCAAACCGGTGGTGGCCATCTATTCCACATTTCTCCAGAGGGCCTATGATCAGATTATCCACGATGTCTGCCTCACCAATCTGCCGGTGGTGTTCGCCCTTGACAGGGGGGGGCTCGTGGGAGAAGACGGACCCACCCATCACGGCCATTTTGATATTACGTACCTGCGAAGCCTTCCCAATATGACCTTCATGGCGCCCAAGGACGAAAATGAATTGCGGCATATGCTCTACACGGCCCTGCAGCATCCCGGACCTGTGGCCATCCGATACCCCCGGGGGAAAGGGGTCGGCGCGGCCATAGATCCCGAGTACAAGCTGCTTCCGATCGGCCAAGCAGAGGTCCTCAAGGAGGGGAAGGACTTGCAGATCTTTGCCCTGGGGAGCATGGTCGCCCCCTCCCTGGAGGCGGCGGCGGTTTTGGAAAAAGAAGGGGTTTCTGCGGGCGTGGTCAACTGCCGGTTTGTCAAACCGCTGGACAGCAGTCTGGTGGACATCGCGGCCGCCTCGGGCCGGGTCCTGGCGGTGGAGGAAAACATCCGGCAGGGGGGACTCGGCGGGGCCTTGCTGGAGCTTTTCAATGATGCGGGATTGAGAGACGTGCGCGTCAGGAGGATCGGGCTTCCAGACAAATTCGTGGAGCACGGCCCCCAGGATATCCTGAGGGCGAAATACGGATTGGACAGCGCCGGCATCCTGAGGGAGGCAAAAAGCCTGCTGTGAGTGTCGAGCGCCCTGCAAAGGACCGGTGGAGACTGGACCGCCTTCTGGTGGACAGGGGCCTGGCCGGGAGCAGGGAAAAGGCAAAGGCCATGATCATGGCCGGTCTCGTTTTGGTGGATGGTACGCGGGTTGACAAGCCCGGGCATCCTGTGCCGGATCAGGCAGCCGTCTCTCTCAAGGAGTCCCGCCCGCCGTTTGTCAGCCGGGGCGGCCAGAAACTGGAGGCCGCGCTCGAACACTTTCGAGTAAGCGTCCAGGCGCTCACCCTGCTGGATGTGGGGGCATCCACCGGAGGGTTTACAGACTGTCTCCTCAAGCGCGGTGCCGGCAGGGTCACGGCAATCGATGTGGGCTACGGCCAGCTGGACTGGACGCTCCGGCAGGACCCGAGGGTGGAAGTCCTTGAAAAAACAAACATCCGGTACCTGGAACCGGAACGTCTGAACATCCTTGCCCATGGGGCGGTCATTGACGTCTCGTTTATCTCGCTCAAACAGGTTGTCCCTCCTGTTTCCCGGCTCCTTCGGGAAAACGCCTTTATCATTGCGCTGATCAAGCCCCAATTCGAGGTGGGAAAGGGGAAGGTCGGCAAAGGGGGGGTCGTGCGGGACCCTCTCCTTCACCAGGGGGTCATTGAGGACCTGACCCGGTTTTTTGAACACTCGGGGTGGCGGGTTCACGGGCATATCCCCTCTCCCCTCCTGGGACCCAAGGGGAACCGGGAGTTTCTTGTTTATATGACGAGGGATTAGCGGGAAACTGGATGCTGGATGCTGGATACTTGATACTTGATACTTGATGCTGGATACTGGATACGCTCATGGCTCATGACCGATAGCTGAATCCCGCTTTCCAGCGGGACTCAACAGCTATGCAGCTCAGCTCACTTCAGCCACTTTTTTTTCCGGACGGTGAACAATGTCTGTTGAACGGTTACTGGAGATCATCGAGGAGATCGCCGCGGGGAGATACTCCAACGACATCATGGAACTGACCCGGGAGGATCAGCCCGAGCCGGTGCGGGCCATTGCCGAGGCCATGGGCCTCATGATGGTGAAGGTGGAGGCCAGGGAGTACCGGTTGGAACTGATGGTGAAAGAGCTCGAGGAGTTGAACGAAAAAATCCGGCAGAGCACCATCAATTCGGTTTCCGCCATGGCCAATGCCCTGGCGGCCCGGGATGTCTACACCGAAGGCCATGCGGAAAGGGTCGCCGGCCTGGCCGTTCGGATCGCCCGTGAGTTGGGCATGGGAGAAGAGGACGTGGAATATGTCCGATTGGGGGGGATCCTGCACGATATCGGTAAAATCGGATTTTCAGACCGGCTCTTTAATCCCCATCCCGCCAGGAATCCCCCTGACGTGGTCAAGGAGATCATGAGTCATCCGGCCACCGGGGTCAAGATCCTCCAGGCCCTCGATTTCCTGGGACCGGCCCTCAGTTATGTCCACTCTCACCACGAACGGCCCGACGGCAAAGGCTATCCCTGCGGTCTCGCGGACAAAGAGATCCCGTTAGGCGCCAAGATACTGGCCGTGGCCGATGCCTTTGACGCCATGACCACCGATAGACCCTATCAAAAGGGCAAACCCCCGGATATGGCCCTCAACATTTTGAAAACTCATGCGGGGACAAAATGGGACAGGGACTGCGTGGCCGCCTTTGAGGCGGTCATGAATCCTTCCAGATAAAACCCGGGAGTTCCTTTGTATCTGTCCGTGGCCCGGACAGTTTAGTGGGACGCGCGCTTGGATGCCTTGAGCGGGTTCACCTTTGCGGCGTCTTTTTTGGCAGATGCTTGAATATGGGTCGCCATGTTGCAGGCCCCCATACGCCACTTGGCGGCAGGATCAGGGGATACCGTACAATATTTGCCGGTGGGATATTCTGCGGCTTTCTGGCAGCCTTCGCACGCCTCAATAATGATATGGCAGCTGCCGCCATTGAATCCGCAGCCTTTCTTGGACATGAAGAAACACTCCTGACCTTCTTTTACAGTTGAACAAACCATTTTGACCACATCCTTTCTGTATGCATTAATTAAAATTTTCTTAAGCGGAGTTTTATGCCTGATTGAAACCTGGGTGTCAAGCAAAATAGACATCGGATCTCCCTTTTCAAGGAAAAATCCGAAAGACCGGTAAAAAGTATTGAGCGCGTGGCAGGGTTTCCGCCTTAGACTCGTTGTCTGTAACTTCTCTGCAACGTGCGAAGAAGGGTTGCCCGTGGGCGTCCGGAGTTGGCACTGGTTCCCGCGCTCTGTGTGGGGACCAGGGAGATGAAATACGCCCGCGATGAACCCAAAAAACCCGTACACGTCAAGGCTTAGGGTCTTCAGCGTATAGGCCGAGCCCCAGTTCCTTCAGCTGTTGCGGGTCCACACCGGAGGGGGCATCCGTCATCAGACACGCTGCGCTGGTGGTTTTGGGAAAGGCGATGATCTCCCGGATCGATTGCACCCCGGTCATGAGGGCCACCAGCCGGTCGAATCCCAGGGCCATCCCGCCGTGGGGAGGGGCGCCATACCGAAGGGCCTCCAGCAGGAACCCGAATTTCATCCGGGCCTCTTCAGGAGGGATCCCCAGGGTATGGAAGATCCTTTCCTGAACCGCCATGGTGTGAATCCGGATGCTCCCCCCGCCGATCTCCGAGCCGTTTAAGACCAGATCGTAGGCCCTGGCCCTGACCCGTTCGGGCGTTTCCGCGAGGAGGTCCAGATCCTCTTCCAGGGGGGAGGTAAAGGGGTGATGGACCGCGGCCAGCCTCCCTTCGGACTCATCATACTCAAACAGGGGGAACTGGGTGATCCATACAAAGGAATAGACCTCTTGCGGGATCAGATCCTGTTGCCGGGCCACCTGCAGCCGCAGGGCCCCCAATGCCTGATTCACGATTCCCGGCCGATCCGCCACCATGAGGATCAGGTCTTCCGGCCGGACGTCGAGCCTCTGGTTGAGGGCGTGTTGCGCCCCCTCCTGGAAGAACTTGGCCAGAGAGGACTGCCAGCCTTGCGGGCCGACCTTGATCCAGGAAAGACCCTTTGCCCCGGCGGTCTTCACCACCTTAGTGAGGTCGTCCAGCCCTTTCCGGGAATAGGAAGGCCCCCCCTTTTCCACCCGGATCGCCTTCACCGCGCCCCCCGAGGCGACCACCTCCCTGAAGACCCTGAAATCGGATTGCGCTGCCAAATCGCTGATATCCCGCAGCTCCATGCCGAAGCGCAGGTCCGGCCGGTCCGTACCGAACCGGTCCATGGCCTCCTGGTAGGTCAGACGCTGAATGGGCAGGGGGATCTCCCGGTCCAGGATCCTATGGAACAGCTCGGCCATCATCCCTTCAAAAATGTCCATGACCCGGTCTTCGTCAACAAAGGCCATCTCCAGGTCCACCTGGGTAAATTCAGGCTGGCGGTCGGCCCTGAGGTCTTCGTCCCGAAAGCAGCGGACGATCTGGTAGTAGCGGTCGAACCCGGCCACCATGAGAAGCTGTTTGAAGAGCTGGGGCGATTGGGGGAGGGCATAAAACATCCCCTTGCTGACCCGGCTCGGGACCAGATAATCCCTGGCCCCCTCGGGTGTGCTCCTGGTGAGAATCGGCGTTTCCACCTCGATAAACCCTTTTTGGTCCAGGAATTGCCGGATGCAGGAGGCGATCTGGTGGCGTTTGCGGAAATTACGGAAGAGCTGCGGCCTTCTCAGTTCCAGATAGCGATACTTCAATCTCAGGGTCTCGGAGGCATCCACGGCCCCGTCCACCTGGAAGGGGGGCGTTTCGGTGAGGTTGAGGATCTTCATCCCGGTCACCATCACCTCGATGTCGCCGGTCGGCATCTGGCTGTTTTCCTGGCCCCGAAGCCGGGGCGTCACCTCTCCCTGGATGGCCACGACCCATTCATTTCTCAACACATGGGCCTTTTCATGGGTTTGATGATTCACCTGGGGATCAAAGACCGCCTGGGTGATCCCCTCCCTGTCCCGAAGGTCAATAAAAATCAGATTTCCCAGGTCCCGCCTGCTGTTGACCCATCCCATGAGGGTCACTTCCCGGCCCGCGTCCGCTTTCCTCAAGGCCCCGCAATCGTGTGTGCGCAACCAGTTCCCTAACGAATCAATTTCCGGCATCCCGTTCTCTCTCATCCTTTAGAATTTCTTTTAAGACGTTTACGGCATCTTTTAATTCCACATCCCTTTGTTCTTTGGTGAGCATGTTTCTCAGTGCGCCCCTGCCGATCTCAAGTTCTTTTTCGCCCACCATCAGGACCTGTCCGGCCCCGAGCCGGTCCGCCTTTTTCATCTGGGATTTAAGCCCTGTCGACCCATAATCGATTTCCACCCAGAGGCCGTTTCTCCGGAGGTCCACGGCCCATTTGAAGGCGAGCCTGGCAGCGGCCCCCCCCAACGCGGCGATAAAGAGATCGGGACGCCTCTCTTGAAGCGGATGGTCGTCTCCGATCAGGGCGACCACCCGTTCCATGCCCAGTGCAAATCCGATGGCAGGATGATCCGGCCCGCCCAGGAGTTTCACCAGACCGTCGTACCGGCCCCCGCCGGCAACGGCGTTCTGTGCGCCGAGGCGTTCTGTCTGGATTTCAAAGGTGGTCCGGTTGTAGTAATCAAGCCCCCTGACAAGCCGGTCATTCAAAACAAACGGGATCTCCAGGTCGCGGAGGGCATCCTGGAGAGATCCGAAATGTTCCCGGCACGCCTCGCAGAGAAATCCGGCGATGGAGGGGGCGTCAGAGACCATCTCTTTACACGCGTCCACCTTGCAGTCAAAGACCCGGAGGGGGTTGACGTCGGCCCGTCGCTGACAGTCCTCACAGAGCCGGGGCCTCTTGTCCATCAGAAAATCCTTGAGCTCTTCCCGGAACCTGGGCCGGCACTCGGCACACCCGAGGGAGTTGAGGTTGAGGGTCACATCATCGAGCCCAATGGACCGAAACAGGAAAACGGCCATGGCGATCATGTCCGCATCACTCCTGGGGCCCGGGTCCCCGAACAATTCGGCGTTTATCTGATGAAACTGCCTGAAGCGTCCCTTCTGGGGCCGCTCATGCCGGAACATCGGCCCGATGCTGTATAATTTTTGCACCGGGTAGGTCTGATAGGACCTGTTCTGGATATAGGCCCTCACCACTGAGGCGGTGGCCTCCGGCCGCAGGGTGAGGCTTCGCCCCTTGATGTCAAGGAAAGTGTACATCTCCTTGGATACGATATCGGTTTCCTGGCCGATGCCGCGGCTGAAGAGTTCTGTCTTCTCCAGTATGGGGGTCCTGATCTCCTGAAAGCCAAAGGTCTCAAAAACGCGTCTCGCCTCGCCCTCAATCCACTCCCAGACCCGTGTCTCGTCAGGAAGGATGTCTCTGAATCCCTTGATGGCGACAATTTCCAATGAATTTATAACCTCTCTTTCGTTGTGAATAGTTTTTAGGCGTAAGGCGCCAGGCCCAAGAACACGGGGTGAGCGGGTAAGCTGTTGAGCTGGTAAGTCCCGCTGGAAAGCGGGATTGCGCTACTCAGCCATCCGCCATCCGCCCATCCAGTTTCAAGTATCCAGTATCCAGTATCCAGTATCCAGCATCCAGCATCCAGTATCAAGTATCCAGCATCCAGCAACCAGCAACCAGCATCCAGCAACCCGCCCCTATTCCACCTTGATTCGGGTGGCCTTTTTTTGTCCCCGGGGAACGCCCTCCTTCTCCAGGTCTTCTATCTTTTCATCGATCAGGGATTTCACGGCCTTGAGGAACTCGATCCGTGACCGGGACAGATGTTCTGTAAATTTGGATTTCCTCCGGGATGCCTTTTCAAGTTTTGAAAAAAACCTGCCGATCGGGCATATCATCTGTTCGTTCAGAGTCTCATCTTTTGTTTTGACCATGGCTACCTCCAATTCAACCGCTTTCATCAAGGTTCAAACGCAATGGACAGATCCGCCCCGTCGAGTTTGGCGCTGACCGATGTCGAGGAGGCCACCTGTCTGGGGAGGAGGATGTGCCGCTTGAAGCCTCCGATACGGATAACCAGTTCATCCGACACCTTATTGAGGTCCACATCCTTCTTCTCTATAAAGGGGAGCTTGATCTTCAACTGGTACCTGCCGTTGACCTTGACCAGAGAATACGGCTGCCCGTCAAAAAACCGCTCCAGCGGGTCCCTGTCTCCGTATATCTGATCAGCCAGCAACGCGAGGCTTTCCTTCCCCAATATCTCTCCCCTGAAGAGATTTACCGGAAAAAGGGGAATCGGGCTGAAATACGCCTCTGCCTGCCGGATATATTCGCCCTGCCGCTCCCTCCAGTCCTCAAAATAGTCGTCATGAATACTCTCCGGAAGAATACGATTCATGATAATGGCGTCTATGCTCATTTTGTAAAGAGAAAAATACATGAAGGCCCGCTGGGTTTCCTTGAGTACGATCTTTTCAGGATTGGTGACGAGACGCACCGTTGTTGTCTTGGGATCCACCAGGATCTCGTCCACCCCCTGCAGGCGCTGGAACAGGAATTCAATGGCATCAAAGTAGTCTTCGCCCGGAAGGGGAACATCGTACAGCCGTTTGGCGATGGGACGGGCATACCTGGCAATGGCCTTTTCCATCTTGAATATCTTTTTTATGTACCATTCCAGGGTGGTTGGAATGCTGATGAACCTGAGCGATTCGCCCGTGGGTGCGCAATCCAGAAGAATGACATCGAATTTCTTTGTCCGGACATACCGATTGATGTAGAGGAGGAGACTCACCTCCTCCATCCCCGGCAGGATGGCCAGTTCCTCGGCCAGGATCTCATCCAGCCCGGTGGTGTTGAGGAGGGTGGAGATGTATTTGTGGATATCCCCCCAGTTCTTTTCGATCTCTTCCTGAATATCCAGTTCCTGGATCCAGAGGGTATTTCCCACCTTGATCGGTTTCCCTCGGTTCTTGTCAATCAGGCCCCTGTCCAGGTCAAAAATATCGGCAAGGCTGTGGGCCACATCCAGAGACATGACCAGGGTCTTTTTGCCTGCACGGGCCGCCTTGATCCCTGTGGCGGCGGCCACACTGGTCTTCCCGACCCCGCCCTTCCCCGCAAAAAATATGATTCTCATTTGATTTCGATTCAGATCGTGTTACTGTTTTGCATTCAGGACATTTTCCAACATGAGCCAAAAAGTTTACCACACTCTCCGCAATTTTAAAAGGAGTAACGATTCCGGGAGTAAGGATATGGCGTCCGCACCAAAACCCGTCTATCCCGAGACGTCGTTACTGAATCCCTGACCACTGCCGGAAGGAGATGGCTTGTATGGACTTGATATTCCTGGGAACCGGCGCGGCCTGGGGTCTCCCGGAACTGAACTGCGACTGCCTCATCTGCCGTGAGATGCGGCAAAAAGGGGAAAAGCGGGATCGCACCTCCCTCCTCCTGAAGAACCAGACCACACTCCTGGTGGACTGCGGCCCGGATGCAAGGTCCCAGCTGACAAGACACAACATCGACAGGATCGATGGGGTGTTGATCACCCATGAACACAGCGACCACTACATCGGTCTCGACGAGCTTTTTGCATTCAAAAGGAACAGGCCCCGGGGGGCATTCAAACCCATACCGGTCTATCTTACGTCCAGAAGTCACCAGGTGATACGAAAGCGGTTTGATTATCTGGAAGATATGGAGGTCATCCGGGTTTGCACTATCGAGCCGGGGCAATGGGTTAACGTCTGCGAGTTTGAGGTGTTTCCCTTCGACACCTATCACGGACCTTTTGCACAGGGGTCGGTGGGGTTCCTTTTCAAGGTCAAAGGCATTTCAGGGGAAACCGTACGGATCGTGTACACCTCTGATTTCTCGGACATCCCCGATCCGCCATCGGATCTCTTTGAACCCGATTATCTGGTGATTCAATCCTTCTGGCTCAATGAACCTGTGCATAATCGGCCCCACCACATGAGTTTTCAAAGGGCCATCCGGTTCATTAAACGTCTCAGACCCAAAAAGGAGACCTTCCTCGTTCACATGGGCGATGCGGACAGGGTTGCCGGCGACCCGGCCAACAGCTTTCTCAAGAAATACGAACCCAAAGACCCGATGCGGCCCCCAGCCGGAGGGGATCCCTATCCCATCCCCCTCAACCAGGCCCAGTGGCAGGAAACCGTCAATCGCATCATCTCGGACAGGCAGGTCCCCTATCCGATTACCGTTGCCCATGACGACCTCTCCCTGAAAGCGTGAATGGTTGGACAGACAAGGAAATTGATTTTCGTCCTCTTTGGCGGGAAGAGATTGTATTGACACACCGTATCAATCTTCCTTATACTCATTAAGCTATATTAACCTGAAAAATGAACTTATATTATGATCTCCACAGTCCAAAGTTCTCGTAATGTATTGATTTTATTGAATGCATAAATTCCAGGCCGTCATTCCGGCGAAGCTTGTCCCGGACTCCGATCCGGGAGCCGGAATCCAGTGTCTTTTTGATAACTTAAATGTCCTGGATGTCGGTCGAAGATCCCGTACTTGCGGGGATCACGTCCGGCATGACGTGAAATCTTTGGACTGTCAAGTTATGATGGTCTCGTAAAAAGTCAGGAAATGTCATTTTTCGTCATTCCGGCGAAAGCCGGAATCCAGTCCCGCAACAGCGGGATTCAATCAGTTAAAAAACCTCTGGACCCCGTTTTTCAACGGGGTGACGACTTTTTACGAATGCATCAAGTTATGACGTGAAAAAATCTAATTTTCAGCCTTCTCTTTTTGGTTGTTTTTGCCAGGCAACATACTCACACCTAATTGAAATATCTTGGACCTTCAAGGGGACCTAAAAAAAACATGTCAGGAGGGAGGCAAGAATGAAAACAGATCGATTTCGACAAATCCCGTACCTTGTGATCCTAATTGGGCTGGCCTTTGTTTATCAAGGCATCGATTCAGCCGAGGCAGCCACTTTTTGTGTGACCAACAGCAGTCAGCTCCATGCAGCGCTGGGCACTGCGGAAGACAACGGCGAGGCGGACGAGATACACATCGCACAGGGGGCCTATACCGGCAATTTCACGTATCAGTCCCAGGAAGCCCTTGCCGTCATGGGGGGATATACGGCTGACTGCTCCTCCAGGGTCCTAAACCCTTCGAATACCGTCCTGTCACGCAATTCTTCAGCGACGATCTTGAGAATCACTATCGAAGGGGACGCTGATTTTGAGTGTGACGGCATTACCTTCCAAAATGGTTCAGCCGAACGGGGGGGCGGGCTGCGCATAGACTCATGGAATGGGAATGTGACGGTCAGCAACAACATCGCCTATGGCAACCATGCCGCCGAGTTCGGCGGGGGAATGTATATTTCCTCAGGCGGAACCATCACGCTTTCCCATAACACGATCTATGGAAACGATAGCGATTACTACGGCGGCGGCGCCAGCATCCACGGCGAAGGCACCCTTGTTTTGACGGCCAATGTAATCAGGGACAACATCGCGGACGGTGCGGCCGGCGGCATACATGCATCCGGCGGCTCCGTATCCGTGATCAACAATCTTTTTTATGGTAATTTCGCCACGTGGTATCACGGGGCCGTCCTTGTTGAAGGGGACTCCATCCGGGTCATCAACAATACCATCGCATCCAACTTATCAGAAGGGTTGGGTGCAGGTCTGACGGTCATGCTAGACCAAGATTCGGACAATGCCGAGATACACAACAACATTATCTACGCCAACAGCGGGTATTATGAGGGGAATGACCTTTGTATCTTTAACGATCAAAATGAAAACGGCGTTGCATCGCCGGTGAGCCTGCTCAACAACGACTTTGATCAAAGCGCGGCAGGAACCGATATCGTCCTCCCGTTTTCCATTGACCCAAGTAACCTGGATAACAGAGACCCGCTGTTTGTCAGTACGGGGACAGGAGACTATCGTCTGACAAAAGGGTCTCCCTGCATTGACACGGGCACCTCCACGGATGCCCCGGCAACGGATATCAGAGGGACATCGCGGCCCCAGGGTCCGGGGTATGACATGGGCGCTTATGAGTATGCTGACCCTAAGCCGGACATCAAGGCGAACGGCCAGGATGGCACTTTAGTCGTTACGCAAAGCGATCCGGTCTCGATTACGGTGAGCATGAATCCGGGCGACATGGCCCAGAGCACCGCCGATTGGTGGATAGCCGTCCACACGCCCCTTGCCTCGCCGGCGAACTGGTATTCGTATGTGTTCCCGACCGGATGGCAACCCGGGATCCATATGTGCATCCAGTATCCTCTATTTAGCCTCTCCACCCTGGCGCTGCCTCAAATGTCGTTCGTTTCAGGAGACTA
This Deltaproteobacteria bacterium DNA region includes the following protein-coding sequences:
- a CDS encoding right-handed parallel beta-helix repeat-containing protein, producing the protein MKTDRFRQIPYLVILIGLAFVYQGIDSAEAATFCVTNSSQLHAALGTAEDNGEADEIHIAQGAYTGNFTYQSQEALAVMGGYTADCSSRVLNPSNTVLSRNSSATILRITIEGDADFECDGITFQNGSAERGGGLRIDSWNGNVTVSNNIAYGNHAAEFGGGMYISSGGTITLSHNTIYGNDSDYYGGGASIHGEGTLVLTANVIRDNIADGAAGGIHASGGSVSVINNLFYGNFATWYHGAVLVEGDSIRVINNTIASNLSEGLGAGLTVMLDQDSDNAEIHNNIIYANSGYYEGNDLCIFNDQNENGVASPVSLLNNDFDQSAAGTDIVLPFSIDPSNLDNRDPLFVSTGTGDYRLTKGSPCIDTGTSTDAPATDIRGTSRPQGPGYDMGAYEYADPKPDIKANGQDGTLVVTQSDPVSITVSMNPGDMAQSTADWWIAVHTPLASPANWYSYVFPTGWQPGIHMCIQYPLFSLSTLALPQMSFVSGDYTFYFAVVPPGGNPLGPWLGMDFVKVQVQ